In Streptococcus pneumoniae, the sequence AGCTGGTACTGGGAAATGATTTCCAAGAAAACCTAAACCAATGTAAAGAGCGCTGAAGGCAAGGGCAACAACGATACCAATAACCCAAATAGTTGAAATGTATTCTTTCTTACTTGAAAATCCAAGTTGTTTCAAGGTTTGAACTGCGATTACGCTAAAGGCCACTGAGGCAAGGGCGTCCAAGGTATTGTAACCTTCTAGGAAACCTGTACCAAAGGCAGAAGCTTGATAAGCAGCTGAAGCAGCTTGAGGACTTGTTCCACCATATTTGATAGCTCCCAGAACGACCAAGATAACAATCAAAATTGCAAAGACTGGCGTTAAAATACGTCCAATGCGGTCTAAGATTTTTGATGGATTAAGCGAAATCAAATAGGCTGCCGCAAAATACAGAACCGTAAATACAATCAAGCCAAGTCCTTTATTTGCATCCGACAAAAGGGGGCTAATCCCTACTTCGTAAGCTGTTGTAGCAGTACGTGGGGTAGCAAAGAATGGACCGATTGACAAGTAAAGAACTGAGAGGTAAAGAGTCGCAAACCAAGGCGCTATCTTCGTTGAAATCTCGTAGATATATCCTTTAGGATTTAGCGTTCCAATAATAAGGGTCAAGACGGCGATACCAACGCCTGAAAAGACAAAACCTGCGATGGCAGGAAGAAAATGTTCTCCAGATAGAGCACCTAGAGAAGGCGGAAAAATCAAGTTCCCCGCACCAAAAAATATTCCAAACAGGAGCAAACCTGTTAGGGTACCTTTTTTAGCCATAAAAATCTCCTTCATATTTATA encodes:
- the brnQ gene encoding branched-chain amino acid transport system II carrier protein produces the protein MAKKGTLTGLLLFGIFFGAGNLIFPPSLGALSGEHFLPAIAGFVFSGVGIAVLTLIIGTLNPKGYIYEISTKIAPWFATLYLSVLYLSIGPFFATPRTATTAYEVGISPLLSDANKGLGLIVFTVLYFAAAYLISLNPSKILDRIGRILTPVFAILIVILVVLGAIKYGGTSPQAASAAYQASAFGTGFLEGYNTLDALASVAFSVIAVQTLKQLGFSSKKEYISTIWVIGIVVALAFSALYIGLGFLGNHFPVPAEAMKGGTPGVYILSQATQEIFGSTAQLFLAAMVTVTCFTTTVGLIVSTAEFFNERFPQISYKVYATAFTLIGFAIANLGLDAIIKYSIPVLVILYPITIAIVMIVIVNKFVALSKPGMQLTIAVVTVIAIASVLGSSFKVEFLANLVSVLPFAKASLPWLVPAIVGILLSLVLPNKQESDVFEMK